A part of Planococcus sp. MB-3u-03 genomic DNA contains:
- the cydC gene encoding thiol reductant ABC exporter subunit CydC: protein MGELKTVFWLTLKEKRDVALAVVFGFLAGLAGVALLGASGYLISKAALTAQMTTLVVMAASLKLFGFAAAITRYAERLFSHRATFTMLGHLRGSFFERLAPLAPGIFQRHQSGDLLSRIVGDVESLQNFLLRVLYPPIVVGMVLVATVFFTSFYSLPMALVVLAGAIFVVVILPAFFALRRRKKTHATGETRGEFAAASAEFLYGFKDLKIHLALDRKSAELQDAANRYEQAQQNEGLEENRVQSVNALVAFLASFFVLATGAYFVSIGELSGLYLAMLVMVSLGAFENVGPLAALPAYYEESRIAARRLEEVVDEEPDNSAGEMPVGPVDIQANRISYRYPNDGRLALDEVSFDLRQGSKTAIVGPSGSGKSTLLQLLLKVAVPGDGEIRFGNEALSGMRPENVWERMNIVLQENHFFSGTIESNLRIANEQADAEQLREALELVRLEHLELAAPVFEKGRNLSGGEKQRLAMARAFLKGERLWLLDEPFSSVDGVTAQSIYSELFTRHPQDTFVIISHDLSGLENMDRILVLENGRLIEQGNYQELMDRRGYFYGLKKIEEQVFV from the coding sequence ATGGGTGAATTAAAGACGGTTTTCTGGCTGACGCTAAAGGAAAAACGCGATGTTGCCCTTGCCGTGGTCTTCGGCTTTCTGGCGGGGCTTGCCGGCGTTGCGCTTCTTGGGGCGAGCGGCTATTTGATTTCAAAGGCGGCTTTGACTGCCCAAATGACGACCTTGGTCGTTATGGCAGCGTCGCTCAAATTATTCGGCTTTGCAGCAGCCATTACCCGCTACGCGGAACGGCTGTTTTCACACCGTGCGACGTTTACAATGCTCGGCCATTTGCGCGGCAGTTTTTTTGAGCGGCTGGCACCGCTCGCACCGGGAATTTTCCAGCGCCACCAGAGCGGTGATCTGCTGTCTCGCATCGTTGGCGACGTGGAAAGTTTGCAGAACTTCCTGCTGCGCGTATTGTATCCGCCGATTGTCGTCGGCATGGTCTTAGTGGCCACGGTGTTCTTCACTTCGTTTTATTCGCTGCCTATGGCCTTAGTCGTCTTGGCGGGCGCAATTTTCGTGGTCGTCATCCTGCCCGCGTTCTTCGCTCTTCGGAGACGGAAGAAAACGCATGCGACAGGGGAAACCCGCGGAGAGTTTGCGGCGGCATCAGCAGAATTTCTCTACGGATTCAAGGATTTGAAAATCCATTTGGCGCTCGATCGAAAAAGCGCGGAACTGCAGGATGCAGCAAACCGTTATGAACAGGCCCAGCAAAACGAGGGGCTTGAGGAAAACCGTGTTCAGTCAGTGAATGCGCTCGTGGCTTTCCTGGCTTCGTTTTTCGTTTTGGCGACCGGCGCGTATTTCGTGTCCATCGGGGAATTATCCGGTTTGTATTTGGCGATGCTTGTTATGGTATCGCTCGGGGCATTTGAGAATGTCGGCCCGCTTGCGGCCCTTCCGGCGTATTATGAAGAAAGCCGGATCGCTGCGCGCAGGCTCGAAGAAGTGGTGGACGAAGAACCTGACAACAGCGCAGGGGAGATGCCGGTGGGACCAGTGGATATTCAGGCGAATCGCATCTCTTATCGCTATCCGAATGACGGTCGCTTGGCGCTCGATGAAGTCAGTTTCGATTTGCGGCAAGGGTCCAAAACAGCGATTGTCGGCCCGAGCGGCTCAGGTAAGTCGACTTTATTGCAGCTATTGCTGAAAGTAGCGGTGCCCGGGGATGGCGAAATCCGTTTCGGAAATGAAGCGCTTAGTGGCATGCGCCCGGAAAACGTATGGGAACGCATGAACATTGTGCTTCAGGAGAACCACTTCTTTTCGGGGACAATCGAGAGTAATTTGCGCATTGCGAATGAACAGGCAGACGCAGAACAATTGCGTGAAGCACTCGAACTCGTACGGTTAGAGCACTTGGAGCTGGCTGCGCCGGTTTTCGAAAAGGGCCGCAATTTATCAGGCGGTGAAAAGCAGCGTCTCGCGATGGCCCGTGCGTTTCTGAAAGGCGAACGGCTATGGCTGCTGGATGAACCGTTTTCATCGGTCGACGGCGTAACGGCCCAATCCATCTACAGCGAGCTGTTCACCCGTCACCCACAGGATACTTTCGTCATCATCAGCCACGATTTATCAGGGCTTGAAAACATGGACCGTATCCTGGTACTGGAAAACGGACGCTTGATCGAACAAGGCAATTATCAGGAATTAATGGACCGCCGAGGTTATTTCTACGGGCTGAAGAAAATAGAGGAACAAGTTTTCGTCTGA
- a CDS encoding fatty acid desaturase — MSKEKTAQLRKFVAPFEKADVKASVQQMINTIPPFFILWFLAYLALDVSVWLTVGISVIAAGFVVRMFIIFHDCTHGSFFKNKKANAIVGTITGILTLFAYEKWKREHAIHHASSGNLDKRGVGDIWVMTIDEYVEASKWERFKYRMYRNPLVMFGLGPLFLVLISSRFNRKDARKKERNNTYLINISLVVLYTIMILAIGWQAFVLIQGTIMFTAGALGIWLFYIQHTFEDSYFEDESEWDYVKAAIEGSSYYELPKVLQWVTGNIGFHHVHHLSPRVPNYNLEKAHVSTPPLQKATTVNLKTSFQSLKYKVYDEENKRFVTFGAIKHLLGDSRTAQQ, encoded by the coding sequence ATGAGCAAAGAAAAGACAGCGCAATTACGTAAGTTTGTCGCCCCTTTCGAAAAAGCAGATGTTAAAGCAAGCGTTCAACAAATGATTAACACGATACCCCCATTTTTCATTCTTTGGTTTTTGGCTTATCTCGCACTGGACGTCTCCGTTTGGCTGACAGTAGGGATTTCCGTTATCGCAGCTGGATTTGTCGTCCGTATGTTCATCATTTTCCATGACTGCACACACGGATCGTTCTTCAAAAATAAAAAAGCGAACGCGATCGTCGGAACGATTACCGGCATATTGACACTTTTCGCTTATGAAAAATGGAAACGCGAGCACGCTATCCACCACGCATCGAGCGGTAACCTCGACAAGCGCGGAGTCGGCGACATCTGGGTCATGACGATTGACGAGTATGTAGAAGCTTCCAAGTGGGAACGCTTCAAGTACCGCATGTACCGCAACCCTCTCGTAATGTTTGGGTTAGGGCCGTTATTCCTGGTCTTGATCTCTAGCCGTTTCAACCGTAAAGATGCACGTAAGAAAGAGCGCAACAATACGTATTTGATCAACATTTCGCTAGTGGTCCTTTACACAATCATGATCTTGGCAATCGGCTGGCAGGCGTTTGTGTTGATTCAAGGTACGATCATGTTCACTGCTGGTGCACTAGGCATTTGGTTGTTCTACATCCAGCACACATTCGAAGATTCTTATTTCGAGGACGAAAGCGAATGGGATTACGTGAAAGCGGCAATCGAAGGCAGCTCGTATTACGAATTGCCGAAAGTGCTCCAATGGGTGACTGGCAACATCGGTTTCCACCATGTCCATCACTTGAGCCCGCGCGTTCCGAACTATAACTTGGAAAAAGCACATGTCTCTACGCCGCCGCTTCAAAAAGCGACGACAGTCAATTTGAAGACAAGTTTCCAATCCTTGAAGTATAAAGTGTATGACGAAGAGAACAAGAGATTTGTGACATTCGGCGCCATCAAGCATTTGCTTGGCGACTCCCGGACAGCACAGCAATAA
- a CDS encoding sensor histidine kinase, producing MQNWYQIFPRNTWLSIYAWTIFCILPFFFIFRSSSPTEIAAGIFLLVAFFIAYRLSFSSHSFLVYLWVSVEMIINIAMIFLFGYVYLAIFLAFFIGNIRSKVGFFIIYGLHIGTTIAAIIYGLLVDFNLYITQLPFIILSVLGVILLPFNTYNRHKREKLEGALEDANKRISQLVLIEERERIARDLHDTLGQKLSLIGLKSDLAGKLLNKDPERAAAEIQDVRQTARTALKEVRELVTDMRGTKLEDELLRIQQILRAADIDFVFYGNAKLNNTPLLMEHVLSMCLKEAVTNVVKHSEASRCTVLIKQTPNEILVQVQDDGVGFPEGNPMLQGNGLAGMRERLEFVNGQVDVEVMDGTTLNIRVPNVILYQDVEGRNS from the coding sequence ATGCAGAACTGGTATCAAATTTTTCCCCGCAATACGTGGTTAAGCATCTATGCATGGACGATTTTTTGCATTTTGCCATTCTTTTTCATTTTTCGATCGTCTTCTCCAACTGAAATCGCAGCAGGCATCTTCCTGTTGGTGGCGTTTTTTATCGCTTACCGCTTGTCTTTCAGTTCACATTCGTTTCTCGTGTATTTATGGGTAAGTGTCGAGATGATCATCAATATCGCGATGATCTTTTTATTCGGCTATGTCTACCTGGCGATTTTCCTGGCGTTCTTCATTGGGAATATCCGCAGCAAAGTCGGCTTTTTCATCATCTACGGCCTGCATATCGGGACGACGATCGCCGCGATCATCTACGGTTTGCTTGTCGACTTTAATCTATATATCACTCAACTGCCGTTCATCATCCTGAGCGTTCTTGGAGTCATCCTGCTGCCGTTCAACACCTATAACCGGCACAAACGCGAAAAGCTGGAGGGGGCGCTTGAAGATGCCAATAAACGGATTTCGCAGCTTGTGCTGATCGAGGAGCGGGAACGGATAGCGCGCGATCTCCACGATACGCTCGGCCAGAAATTATCGTTGATCGGCTTGAAAAGTGATTTGGCCGGGAAACTACTCAATAAAGACCCGGAACGCGCGGCTGCTGAAATCCAGGATGTCCGCCAGACGGCGCGCACTGCTTTGAAGGAAGTGCGGGAACTGGTGACGGATATGCGCGGGACGAAACTCGAAGACGAATTATTGCGCATCCAGCAGATTTTGAGAGCCGCGGATATCGATTTCGTGTTCTATGGCAACGCCAAGCTCAACAATACGCCGCTGTTGATGGAGCATGTGCTGAGCATGTGTTTGAAGGAAGCGGTCACCAATGTCGTGAAGCATAGCGAAGCCTCCCGTTGCACCGTGCTGATCAAGCAGACGCCGAACGAAATTCTCGTGCAGGTGCAGGACGACGGTGTCGGGTTCCCGGAAGGCAATCCGATGCTCCAGGGCAACGGGCTTGCTGGAATGCGGGAGCGGCTTGAGTTTGTCAATGGCCAAGTCGATGTGGAAGTCATGGACGGGACGACCTTGAATATCCGGGTGCCGAATGTCATTCTTTATCAAGATGTGGAGGGGAGAAATTCATGA
- a CDS encoding response regulator transcription factor, with the protein MIRIVLAEDQRMMLGALGSLLDLEDDLEVVGMASNGEEAIRLVEELNPDVCIMDIEMPVKSGLDAAEALKDHSCKTIILTTFARSGYFERARKAGVSGYLLKDSPSEELGTSIRTIMDGRRIYAPELVDLAYAGSNPLTERERQVMELITEGRSTKEIAKELFITTGTVRNYISTILDKLEASNRIEAIARYREKS; encoded by the coding sequence ATGATTCGAATTGTACTGGCGGAAGACCAGCGCATGATGCTTGGGGCGCTTGGATCGTTACTGGACCTGGAAGATGATTTAGAAGTGGTTGGCATGGCGTCTAATGGAGAGGAAGCGATCCGCTTGGTCGAGGAGCTGAATCCGGACGTCTGCATCATGGATATTGAAATGCCGGTCAAGAGCGGCTTGGACGCAGCAGAAGCCTTGAAAGACCATTCGTGCAAAACCATCATCCTGACGACATTCGCCCGATCAGGTTATTTCGAGCGGGCCAGGAAAGCCGGTGTCAGCGGGTATCTCTTGAAAGACAGCCCGAGTGAAGAGCTGGGGACCTCGATCCGTACTATCATGGACGGCCGGCGGATCTATGCCCCGGAACTTGTCGACCTCGCTTATGCAGGGAGCAATCCACTGACTGAACGCGAGCGGCAAGTGATGGAATTGATCACCGAAGGCCGCAGCACGAAAGAAATCGCCAAAGAGTTGTTTATTACGACAGGCACTGTGCGCAATTACATTTCCACCATTCTCGATAAACTCGAGGCGAGCAACCGGATTGAAGCCATTGCCCGCTACCGTGAAAAAAGCTGA
- a CDS encoding DUF2188 domain-containing protein, which produces MPWNKNDYPDSFKNLDENVRNKAIEIANALLRDGYEEGRAIPIALDQARDTVQGDSEAPVYEIRKHSEGWQLKKKDSKKAILIEETKDDLMDEAKRYVNRNNGELHIYAEDGSLQEKLYD; this is translated from the coding sequence ATGCCGTGGAATAAGAATGATTACCCAGATTCCTTCAAAAATTTGGATGAAAATGTCCGCAATAAAGCAATTGAAATCGCTAACGCTCTCTTGCGGGATGGTTACGAAGAAGGCCGCGCTATACCGATCGCTTTAGACCAGGCACGTGACACCGTGCAAGGGGACAGTGAAGCACCGGTTTACGAAATCCGGAAGCATTCAGAAGGCTGGCAACTTAAGAAAAAAGACAGCAAAAAAGCCATCCTCATTGAAGAAACGAAGGATGACTTGATGGATGAAGCGAAGCGTTACGTCAACCGCAATAACGGGGAGCTTCATATTTACGCGGAAGATGGCTCGTTGCAGGAAAAGCTATACGATTGA
- the putP gene encoding sodium/proline symporter PutP: MTDTTYQIIALIVYLAAMLFIGWYAYKKTADLSDYMLGGRGLGPSVAALSAGASDMSGWLLLGLPGAIYVGGLVEVWIAIGLTIGAFLNWFFVAPRLRIYSFVTSDSITIPSFLENRLKDRSRLLRIVSGIIILIFFTFYVSSGMVASGLFFQSSFGMNYHLGLVIGSVVVVAYTLFGGFLAVSYTDFVQGIMMFLALIAVPVVGIFVTGGFGETAASIREVDPNMLSLVSGASTIGIISAVAWGLGYFGQPHIIVRFMAIKTLAEVRSARRIGMGWMILSLIGATGTALVGIAYFQQNPDATLVDPEAVFLDMSQVLFHPLVAGFVLAAVLAAIMSTISSQLLVSSSALIEDLYKIAFKKESSAKGYVTLGRIAVAVIAVIAAALAWEQNNTILGLVAYAWAGFGAAFGPIILLSLFWRKLTSKGALAGMIVGAVTVIIWDLVGTAPEDAGATDLTNFVGSVYEIIPGFILSWLVTWAVSLVTYKPNAEIEAEFDETERLIQEDKK, encoded by the coding sequence ATGACAGATACAACTTATCAAATCATAGCCTTAATCGTTTACCTAGCGGCTATGCTATTCATTGGCTGGTATGCGTATAAGAAGACAGCTGACTTATCCGATTACATGCTCGGGGGAAGGGGACTCGGGCCATCCGTTGCGGCTCTCAGCGCCGGTGCATCCGATATGTCGGGATGGCTATTGCTCGGTTTGCCAGGGGCTATTTACGTTGGCGGCCTGGTGGAAGTCTGGATCGCCATCGGCTTAACGATCGGTGCCTTCCTGAACTGGTTCTTTGTTGCGCCTCGTCTGCGAATCTACTCATTTGTCACCAGTGATTCCATCACCATCCCAAGCTTCTTAGAAAATCGATTGAAAGACCGCTCGCGCCTTTTGCGAATCGTTTCAGGTATTATCATTTTGATTTTCTTCACATTCTACGTTTCATCCGGTATGGTAGCTTCTGGGCTATTCTTCCAGAGTTCATTCGGAATGAATTACCATCTCGGCCTGGTCATAGGCTCGGTGGTAGTTGTCGCTTATACTTTATTCGGTGGATTCCTCGCCGTCAGTTACACGGACTTTGTGCAGGGGATCATGATGTTCCTGGCGCTTATTGCAGTGCCGGTTGTCGGGATTTTCGTTACCGGCGGGTTCGGTGAGACAGCAGCGAGCATCCGGGAAGTCGACCCGAACATGCTGAGCCTGGTGTCGGGAGCATCCACGATCGGCATCATTTCTGCCGTAGCGTGGGGCCTTGGTTACTTCGGCCAGCCGCATATTATCGTCCGTTTTATGGCAATCAAAACTTTAGCGGAAGTTCGTTCTGCCCGCCGCATCGGCATGGGCTGGATGATTTTGAGCCTTATTGGTGCCACAGGTACGGCATTGGTGGGGATTGCGTATTTCCAGCAAAACCCGGATGCGACCTTGGTTGACCCGGAAGCGGTATTCTTGGACATGAGCCAAGTACTGTTCCACCCGCTAGTTGCAGGTTTCGTCCTGGCGGCAGTCCTGGCCGCGATCATGAGTACGATTTCGTCCCAATTGCTCGTCAGCTCTTCTGCCTTGATTGAAGACTTGTATAAAATTGCCTTTAAGAAAGAGTCCAGCGCTAAAGGCTATGTCACGCTCGGCCGAATCGCCGTAGCTGTCATCGCTGTCATCGCTGCAGCACTCGCATGGGAGCAGAACAATACCATTCTTGGATTGGTCGCTTATGCATGGGCTGGATTCGGTGCCGCTTTCGGCCCGATCATTTTGCTTTCCCTATTCTGGCGCAAGCTTACTTCTAAAGGTGCGCTTGCCGGTATGATTGTCGGTGCCGTCACGGTCATCATCTGGGACCTTGTTGGTACTGCGCCTGAGGATGCAGGGGCTACTGACTTGACGAACTTCGTCGGCAGCGTCTATGAAATCATTCCAGGCTTCATTCTCAGCTGGTTGGTTACATGGGCTGTCAGCTTGGTGACTTACAAGCCGAACGCTGAAATCGAAGCAGAATTCGATGAAACAGAGCGTTTGATTCAAGAAGATAAAAAATGA
- a CDS encoding VOC family protein, translating to MTVNVYMIFNGNCEEAVAYYAKVFDAELAEFSRFGDMPSEPGQEMPEEMKSRIMHASLDIHGSTIMFSDAMSDAPIAFGKNINVTVISDDLHKMTEEFNRLAQEGKVQMALQETFWSLGYGIVEDKYGVVWMFSHDDGRQ from the coding sequence ATGACTGTCAACGTCTATATGATCTTCAATGGCAATTGCGAAGAAGCCGTAGCCTACTACGCAAAAGTATTCGATGCAGAGCTGGCGGAATTCTCCCGCTTTGGGGATATGCCTTCAGAGCCTGGGCAAGAGATGCCCGAAGAAATGAAAAGCCGGATTATGCATGCGAGCTTGGACATTCATGGAAGCACCATCATGTTTTCAGATGCCATGTCAGACGCCCCCATTGCATTCGGCAAGAACATTAACGTAACGGTGATATCGGATGACTTGCACAAAATGACGGAGGAATTCAACCGGCTGGCGCAAGAGGGAAAAGTTCAAATGGCGCTGCAGGAAACGTTCTGGAGCCTCGGGTATGGCATTGTGGAAGATAAATACGGGGTCGTCTGGATGTTCAGCCATGACGACGGCCGGCAATGA
- a CDS encoding BCCT family transporter: MDKKLLKNPVFIISTAVILLLVVAGAFMPIRFGEVAGTLFNFTTLNFGWFYLLAVFIITLFLIIIAISKYGSIRLGADSDRPEFPFFTWIGMLFSAGFGAGLVFWGVAEPMSHFFTTPFGTEGQTEEAARIAMGYSFFHWGISQWSVFAIVGLVIGFLQFRRKKPGLVSTALEPVLGSKPVVKHTIDSLAVIATVMGIATSLGLGVLQMNGGLNAVFGIDNAFPIQLAIIGVMFAAYTLSSSTGLHKGIAYLSNLNLGLALVLMVFVFFAGPTVFIMDTFTLAIGDYITNFVQYSLRMEPYTGGEWVLGWTIFYWAWATAWSPFVGAFVARVSRGRTIREFVFGVLVIPPAIACVWIAVFGGTALWYDLNEQAGIAEAVNVDLTSALFQTFDVLPLSTIMSVLAILLIFTFLVTSADSATYILATMTSFGSLNPPTLFKVIWGVLMSAIAAVLLYAGGLSALQTASLISALPFTVLLLLMLWSFTKIIRGESPPIRKSELRRFRRLEREARKQQNK; encoded by the coding sequence ATGGATAAAAAATTATTGAAAAACCCTGTGTTTATCATATCGACAGCCGTGATCCTGCTGTTGGTAGTTGCTGGGGCATTTATGCCGATTCGTTTCGGTGAAGTCGCCGGCACCTTATTTAACTTCACCACGCTTAACTTCGGTTGGTTCTACTTGCTAGCTGTCTTCATCATCACCCTTTTCCTGATCATCATCGCCATTAGCAAATATGGCAGCATCCGGCTCGGAGCCGACTCCGACCGCCCGGAATTCCCGTTCTTCACGTGGATCGGCATGCTGTTCTCAGCTGGATTTGGTGCAGGGCTTGTCTTTTGGGGCGTAGCGGAACCGATGAGCCATTTCTTTACGACACCGTTCGGCACTGAAGGCCAGACGGAAGAAGCCGCGCGCATCGCGATGGGCTATTCGTTCTTCCACTGGGGCATCAGCCAATGGTCCGTCTTCGCTATCGTCGGCTTGGTTATCGGCTTCTTGCAGTTCAGACGCAAAAAGCCTGGCTTGGTCTCTACTGCACTCGAACCGGTCTTGGGCTCGAAGCCGGTCGTCAAGCATACAATTGATTCACTCGCAGTTATTGCAACTGTCATGGGAATCGCCACTTCGCTTGGCCTTGGGGTCTTGCAAATGAACGGCGGCTTGAACGCCGTCTTCGGCATCGACAACGCCTTCCCGATCCAATTGGCGATTATCGGCGTCATGTTCGCCGCCTATACCCTATCTTCTTCCACAGGCCTTCATAAAGGAATTGCTTATTTAAGTAACTTGAACTTAGGCTTGGCACTGGTATTGATGGTATTCGTCTTCTTTGCGGGCCCGACAGTGTTCATCATGGACACATTTACGCTCGCAATCGGCGATTACATCACTAATTTTGTTCAGTACAGCCTGCGCATGGAACCGTACACAGGCGGAGAATGGGTGCTTGGATGGACCATCTTCTACTGGGCTTGGGCAACTGCCTGGTCTCCATTTGTCGGAGCGTTCGTTGCACGGGTATCACGCGGGCGTACCATCCGCGAATTCGTCTTCGGCGTGCTGGTCATTCCGCCAGCCATCGCCTGTGTCTGGATCGCCGTCTTCGGCGGTACAGCTTTATGGTATGACCTGAACGAACAGGCGGGCATCGCGGAAGCGGTCAATGTGGATTTGACTTCTGCCTTGTTCCAAACTTTTGATGTTCTTCCGCTGTCGACCATCATGTCCGTATTGGCGATTCTGCTGATCTTTACATTCCTTGTGACATCAGCTGACTCCGCTACGTACATCTTAGCGACGATGACAAGCTTCGGCAGCTTGAACCCGCCGACTTTGTTTAAAGTCATCTGGGGCGTTTTGATGTCAGCCATCGCAGCCGTTCTTCTTTACGCTGGCGGACTTAGCGCCTTGCAGACCGCTTCACTCATATCGGCCTTACCGTTTACGGTGCTCTTGCTTCTGATGCTTTGGTCATTCACCAAAATCATCCGTGGGGAGTCACCGCCGATCCGCAAATCGGAGCTGCGCCGCTTCCGACGCTTGGAACGCGAAGCGCGAAAACAACAGAATAAGTAA
- a CDS encoding VOC family protein, producing the protein MKLDHIVHFTHTSPEASSQFWNAKGFHAVTGGSHKNWGTQNALMYGPDYYIEWLAVEDKTRAEASDHPLVQQLRLDGKGFGTICLRSDNLDQLAQQIEGRGFQTIGPMDAERLTDTGETIRWRLLFIDEPITSALPLPFFIEWEEPDEARLAGLKQKGAITELNESLHLEALVFSVKDPAQLEAQWSSLLGGDIDLENCRLVFEAGEGKERLREVRFESAGQKIVFEQGSYQVPRFG; encoded by the coding sequence ATGAAATTGGATCACATCGTTCATTTTACCCACACCAGCCCGGAAGCCAGCAGCCAGTTTTGGAACGCAAAAGGTTTCCACGCAGTTACTGGAGGCAGCCATAAAAACTGGGGAACTCAAAATGCCCTCATGTACGGGCCGGATTATTATATCGAGTGGCTCGCGGTAGAAGATAAAACGCGCGCTGAAGCTTCTGACCACCCCCTGGTTCAACAACTGCGCCTCGACGGAAAGGGCTTCGGCACCATTTGTCTGCGTTCTGATAACCTTGACCAATTGGCGCAACAAATCGAAGGGCGCGGGTTCCAGACTATTGGCCCAATGGACGCCGAACGACTGACTGATACAGGCGAAACCATCCGCTGGCGCCTGCTGTTTATTGATGAGCCGATTACATCCGCTTTGCCGCTGCCGTTTTTTATTGAGTGGGAAGAACCGGATGAAGCGCGTTTGGCCGGCTTGAAACAAAAAGGCGCGATTACGGAGCTGAATGAAAGCCTGCATTTGGAGGCGCTTGTGTTCTCGGTAAAAGATCCGGCACAACTGGAAGCACAGTGGAGCAGCTTGCTCGGAGGAGACATTGACTTGGAAAATTGCCGTCTTGTGTTTGAGGCGGGCGAGGGAAAAGAGCGGCTGCGTGAAGTGCGTTTCGAATCGGCTGGACAAAAAATCGTTTTTGAACAAGGAAGCTATCAGGTACCGCGTTTCGGATAG
- the hflX gene encoding GTPase HflX: MEQLIEKAIIVGVQLQKDTHFEYSMEELRNLAEALSVEVVGELHQNLDRVNPAHYIGTGKVDEVKALYEEADANLIIFNDELSPSQIRNLEEELECKVIDRTMLILDIFSRRARTREAQVQVELAQLQYMLPRLVGLRASLGRQGGASSGGLANRGAGETKLELDRRKIEDQITKLRREIDQVKEQRTTQRKQRLKKGMPVVSLVGYTNAGKSTIMNSLLSKTGQDADKQVFEKDMLFATLDTSIRQIRLEDNKTFLLSDTVGFVSRLPHHLVKAFRSTLEEARNADLLLHVVDVSNDEHDYMMEVTDATLQDVGVENVPTLYVYNKSDLAGVVYPRKSADAVWISAKEGAGLDELVESIRDRLFANHVMCRMEIPFGRGDVVAYLNDHASIKETEYGEEGTLITVELSRADYDRYEQFVVGK, translated from the coding sequence ATGGAACAATTGATTGAAAAAGCGATTATCGTGGGCGTTCAATTGCAAAAAGACACCCATTTTGAATACAGCATGGAAGAATTGCGCAATTTAGCGGAAGCATTAAGCGTTGAAGTGGTGGGCGAACTGCATCAAAATCTGGACCGCGTCAATCCCGCCCATTATATCGGAACGGGAAAGGTCGATGAAGTGAAAGCGTTATACGAAGAAGCAGACGCCAATCTCATTATCTTCAACGATGAACTGTCGCCATCCCAGATTCGCAACCTTGAAGAAGAGTTGGAATGCAAAGTGATCGATCGGACGATGCTTATCCTGGACATCTTCTCGAGACGCGCCAGAACGCGCGAAGCGCAAGTGCAAGTGGAATTGGCGCAATTGCAATATATGCTGCCGCGCCTCGTCGGCTTGCGCGCGTCGCTCGGCCGCCAAGGCGGTGCCAGCAGTGGGGGGCTCGCCAACCGCGGCGCCGGGGAAACCAAGCTCGAGCTTGACCGCCGCAAAATCGAAGACCAGATCACTAAGCTTAGACGGGAAATCGATCAAGTAAAAGAACAGCGCACGACACAGCGCAAGCAACGATTGAAAAAAGGCATGCCGGTCGTCTCGCTTGTCGGATATACCAACGCCGGCAAGTCGACGATCATGAACAGTTTGCTCTCGAAGACAGGGCAGGATGCCGACAAGCAGGTATTCGAGAAAGACATGCTGTTCGCGACTTTGGACACGTCCATCCGCCAAATCCGGCTTGAAGACAATAAGACCTTTTTATTGTCCGATACTGTCGGGTTTGTCAGCCGCTTGCCTCACCATCTCGTTAAAGCATTCCGCTCGACACTCGAAGAAGCACGCAATGCGGACCTACTGCTTCACGTTGTAGATGTCTCGAACGATGAGCATGATTACATGATGGAAGTGACCGACGCGACGCTGCAGGATGTGGGCGTGGAGAATGTCCCGACTTTATATGTCTATAATAAATCAGACCTCGCTGGCGTTGTATATCCAAGAAAAAGCGCCGACGCTGTCTGGATATCAGCCAAAGAAGGCGCGGGACTCGATGAACTGGTCGAAAGCATCCGCGACCGGCTCTTTGCGAACCACGTCATGTGCCGGATGGAAATTCCGTTCGGGCGTGGAGACGTTGTCGCGTATTTGAACGACCATGCGAGCATCAAAGAAACCGAATACGGCGAAGAAGGCACGTTAATTACCGTGGAATTGAGCCGCGCGGATTATGACCGTTACGAACAATTCGTTGTCGGTAAATAA